A stretch of the Engraulis encrasicolus isolate BLACKSEA-1 chromosome 19, IST_EnEncr_1.0, whole genome shotgun sequence genome encodes the following:
- the LOC134470111 gene encoding uncharacterized protein LOC134470111 — protein MANSTCACSDLANANERLAKANMTIETLRRDIRRLQCEVVIKSHNTTLKHQTSNTSANLSTLSFFPSHSKHQPKSPPNPPCSTPARRSWTEVPKPLPQRVRPRSRRTLATPRQITREQPAHSEPRRPSTVLIGSSMVRHVTLRNAQTWCLPGALVADVQSNVPDALSQYPTATTLIVHAGSNDIRLQQSKKLESDFLSLINTLSSTGKKYAISGPIPSVCFSAFQFSRIRQLHVWLMRHCRQEAIPYVDNFSAFWNRRNLFARDGRHLNRSGARLLATNLELTLEAHRSLD, from the exons atggccaactctacctgcgcctgcagtgatctagctaatgctaatgaaagactagccaaagccaacatgacgattgaaacacttagacgtgacattcgccggctacaatgcgaggtagtcataaaatcccataacaccacgttgaaacaccaaaccagtaatactagcgccaacctatctacactatcttttttccccagccacagcaaacaccagccgaagtcccccccgaatccaccgtgctccactcccgcgcgtcgtagctggacggag gtgcccaagcctctaccacaaagagtgcgacccagaagccgccggaccctcgctacccccaggcaaatcacccgagagcagcctgcccattcagaaccccggcgaccatcaacagtcctcataggatcttcgatggttcgccacgtaaccctacgaaacgcccagacgtggtgcctacctggagctctcgtagccgatgtccagtcgaatgtgccggacgcgctgtcacagtatcctactgccacaactctcatcgtccacgcaggctccaatgacatccggctgcagcagtctaaaaaacttgagtccgatttcctctcccttattaatacccttagcagcactggaaaaaaatacgctatctcaggccccatcccctctgtttgtttctctgccttccagttctcccgaatccgccaactgcacgtctggctgatgagacactgccgccaagaagccattccctacgttgacaacttctccgctttctggaaccgccgaaacctcttcgcacgagatggaaggcacttaaacagatctggcgctcgtctcctcgcgaccaacctagagctgaccctcgaagcccatcggtccttggattga